The nucleotide sequence GACATGATCAATGCTATCAAAACATAAAACATGTAAATCAAAACCATTCAAATCCCATTTTGAGTGTCTGTGTTATGCTAACGTGTCAGAAATCAACAACCCTGAGTAGCCGCATAGGGAGATGTCGGCATCATAAAAGAAGTTTAAGGTCAATGGTGCAGCACTGGTGGATTTGAATAGGTTGGATCGACGTAGGCCTGCAAAAGATATGTCCAAGCTCCTCATTGGACAACCTGTGAGAATTTTGAAACTCAGAAAAAGCCTGGGAAGAGATACTGGAGGAGCAGTACAAGTCCAACTACCACGAGGCCACAGAAGAACAGCACCAACCAGAGGGGAAATGATCCTGAAGGCGACAAGAAAGACAGGTAATTACAGACATACTCAGTTTTTATATATACTACAATAAACCGACACTAGTGCAGGACGTACTTCGGTTGTGGACGGCATGGAGCTGACAGCGGCTGTCTACAGCCACACTAAACAAAGCCGTTTCATTGTTTCCTTTGATATTTTGCCCTTTGAATGTGTCGGGGAGGAAAGCCAGGTCCGTCACAACAATGGCGTGGGACTCTTTCACATAATACAACCTCTGCAGGGACATGCATAGACGAAACACAAAGTTATCATAAGAGAGCAGGGCAGTTGTGATGATTAAAATCTTTTAAGAATGTGACTACCTGAAGGGAGAAAGCAATGTAGATAGCTACTGAGCCTGTTATAGTACCCAGTCCAAGAAATGTTCCAGAGTCACTGTTGGAGACAAACAAATTTACTAACAAAATGCATTTGCTTTGTGCTTCGTTATATGAAAAGTAAACACACGACTGCTCCTTGAGAATACCACACTGAATGAACCTGACCGTCCAGAACAGATGGCGTGACCCAAGCGTAACTAACAACTCTTGTGAAATTGAATCTTACCTGACAGCAAAGCTTGAAATGACCTCTGCCCCACAGGGAGCTGTCAACATAGGCAGGAAGCTCTTGCCATTCCACTTGGTGAGGTAACACGGTGGAGGTTTTCGGTCTCGTTTATGCGGGATCTGAACTGTGTAAAGCCTAAGTTCATCTTTTTGGTCTTCTACCTTTCCAAATCTGAAGAACATGACACAACCATGTCAACACATTATTATGATGCTCATACACATGTACACTGATATAACCAAGATgatgaaaagatttttttttttttttacctgcaagCCATATACCTATATGTCTTTTCAGCTATCTGAGGCATCGTTTTATGCCATTGAAGACGCATAACTTGTTGGTTGTTGCGCCATACACTGCAAGCAAAGTCCCTGCCAACAGTTACCAGGtgctgcatggaaacaacagttaTTGTAACAATCAAGTCAAAGTCATGGTTTACATTAGTACAGTATGACAAAGCGGTTGTTTGTATGCAACCTTGTTTCCTGGGCTCAGATCCAGGTCTTCTATCTCTCCTTCATGTGCTTTAAAGTCAAGTTTCTTCTTCAGGGATGGAAACTGGAAGGAAAATCAATTTAGGATTTAACTGATTGAAATCAACGCGATCTATAATATCAAGTGAAGTTCTGAAGTTGCAACGCTTACCTCCCAGACTCTGATGTGTCCGTCTGTGCCTCCTGTCAGGAGCAGGCTCAGGTCATGACTAAATCTGACCACCTTTTGGAGTGGGTCCTCAGGGTTCAGATCTGACTGCAGTTCTGCCAGTCTTGTCACATTGATGTGTGCCGTCTCATCCTTCATATCAGACCCAgtgacagcagcagcatcatccTTTCCACCTTTGTTTCGTTTACCACCTCGTTGCCTGGCATTACCTTTTTGCACATTGTTTTCTACGTAGAAGACAGAGATTGGGAGTGTCACAGAAGATAAGGTTTTGAAAACAGACATCTTAAAATTCCTACACCTTTTGTAAGACAGTTGTAGTCAAGTTTCAGGTCAAACGTAGCACTGCATACCATCATTATCAGCAGCCGTGCCTCCGCTTTTCTGTGTGCAATCAGCAAATGTCATCAAAGAGCATGTTCCATCTTGACCTGCAGCAATCACCCCATCGCCTAACGCCAAATTCATGGTGGCACGTGTGACAGTGTCGTGTGAATGAAGCAGGCTGGCACTGTACTGGTTTTCGCCAACCAACTGTAGCTCCAGAAAGTGCTGTAATACAGGTGTGAATATTTTGTGAACATTACATGTGAGTTAGAAGACATTTAAGCTGAACAGAAAGTTGAATAACTTGTGCACTGTGCTTACCACACCATTCTTGACGCCAGTCTTggaagctcctcctcctcctgctaagACCACGAGTCCTGCTTTAGGGTCAATTTTTATGGAGTACAGGGGAAAGGGGGCTCTGTAGAGATCTGGCACCTTCCGTTTGCCCATGGCTGGCCAACAATTCACTCAGTTCTTCATAAAAGCGTTGCATGCAAGGCCACCTGCAGGAAAACATATGAGCATTTAGCATTGACTTTTGCTGAGGTGCCACCTGTTGGAGGGAGTGCAAGGGTGAAGATGCACTCTGTATTAATAGAGCAGGCGAGTTCTCTCAATTTAACATTTATTCATGGTGTCTGCCACATATATTACTGCTAATTAGCCTAGAC is from Syngnathus scovelli strain Florida chromosome 9, RoL_Ssco_1.2, whole genome shotgun sequence and encodes:
- the preb gene encoding guanine nucleotide-exchange factor SEC12, whose translation is MGKRKVPDLYRAPFPLYSIKIDPKAGLVVLAGGGGASKTGVKNGVHFLELQLVGENQYSASLLHSHDTVTRATMNLALGDGVIAAGQDGTCSLMTFADCTQKSGGTAADNDENNVQKGNARQRGGKRNKGGKDDAAAVTGSDMKDETAHINVTRLAELQSDLNPEDPLQKVVRFSHDLSLLLTGGTDGHIRVWEFPSLKKKLDFKAHEGEIEDLDLSPGNKHLVTVGRDFACSVWRNNQQVMRLQWHKTMPQIAEKTYRYMACRFGKVEDQKDELRLYTVQIPHKRDRKPPPCYLTKWNGKSFLPMLTAPCGAEVISSFAVSDSGTFLGLGTITGSVAIYIAFSLQRLYYVKESHAIVVTDLAFLPDTFKGQNIKGNNETALFSVAVDSRCQLHAVHNRRSFPLWLVLFFCGLVVVGLVLLLQYLFPGFF